One Polyangiaceae bacterium DNA segment encodes these proteins:
- the bioB gene encoding biotin synthase BioB, translated as MDLRHDWTASEARTIHDTPLFELIDRARSVHRESFPEGAVQLCTLISVKTGGCPEDCAYCPQSSHYETPVQGQKMLSVDDVVDAARRAKRAGATRFCMGAAWREVKSGSAFDNVLEMVSRVKAEGLETCVTLGMVNAEQAGALKRAGLDAYNHNLDTSREHYKSIISTRSFDERLSTLRHVRDAGISVCTGGIIGMGEGIDDRCRLLVQLATLEPHPESVPINALVRVPGTPLEHLPPVEPLELVRMIATARIMMPQSKVRLSAGRTELSREAQLMCLFAGANSIFYGDQLLTTGNPETSTDDALIREAGLAREAPAAL; from the coding sequence ATGGATCTTCGTCACGACTGGACTGCAAGCGAGGCGCGCACAATCCACGACACTCCGCTGTTCGAGTTGATCGATCGAGCGCGGTCGGTGCATCGCGAGTCCTTTCCCGAGGGCGCGGTTCAACTCTGCACCCTGATTAGCGTCAAGACCGGCGGCTGCCCCGAGGATTGCGCGTACTGTCCGCAGTCGTCGCACTACGAGACCCCGGTCCAGGGTCAGAAGATGCTGAGCGTGGACGACGTGGTGGACGCGGCGCGGCGCGCCAAACGTGCGGGCGCCACGCGATTTTGCATGGGTGCGGCGTGGCGTGAGGTCAAGAGTGGTAGCGCCTTCGACAACGTGCTGGAGATGGTCAGTCGCGTGAAGGCGGAGGGCCTGGAGACTTGCGTGACCCTGGGCATGGTCAACGCCGAGCAGGCGGGCGCGCTCAAGCGCGCGGGGCTCGACGCCTACAACCACAACCTGGACACCAGCCGCGAGCACTACAAGTCGATCATCAGCACTCGGAGCTTCGACGAACGTCTGTCCACCTTGCGCCACGTGCGCGACGCGGGGATCAGCGTGTGCACGGGTGGCATCATCGGCATGGGCGAAGGCATCGACGACCGCTGTCGCCTGCTGGTGCAGTTGGCAACGCTCGAGCCACACCCCGAGAGCGTTCCCATCAACGCGCTGGTGCGCGTGCCCGGTACGCCTCTCGAGCACCTGCCACCGGTGGAGCCCTTGGAGCTGGTGCGCATGATCGCGACGGCGCGCATCATGATGCCGCAGTCGAAGGTTCGCCTCAGTGCGGGCAGGACGGAGCTGTCCCGGGAGGCGCAGTTGATGTGCCTGTTCGCTGGTGCCAACAGCATTTTCTACGGAGATCAGTTGCTCACCACGGGCAACCCCGAGACGAGCACCGATGACGCGTTGATTCGTGAGGCGGGTCTGGCGCGCGAAGCCCCCGCAGCGCTCTGA
- a CDS encoding glycosyltransferase family 39 protein translates to MAERLTPPQALRACVLVTAALLGLRLLLASRVGLGDAEALYVSYALFPQPGYLDHPGLVGFVARSLGSDGKLPSAWGVHAFTAVLASLVPWIGGLAAHGAGADLRGVSRTVLALALVPELALGLFGLTPDLLLAVTWLGALGAAAAILRRNGDVSFLVYLALGACLGLGILAKVSAGLLALAVAVALLGAPGVRTRPMLWVAALLTGILVWPWVHWEWSQGLPMFRHRLISTQSEAGLSLRNVGALLGGQLLYVTPPFLYGSYRLLQQLRETRQGDPCSRLLWIATLLPAVVLAALCLWSRVAEPHWLAPAYLALSLQLGRGATLVRWVTRSAIGVGVAAVALAFAWVGTDWAPRLPDSIYRARYDLANDLYAWESAAPLLQEAVKEAAVSAGRWPVVVGPHWIVCAQAQYALGAGVHVGCATKVPDDFDRWLPRERWRRQPVVLFVSDSRFEDVRPSDVLPGRIEKSRSRVSIRRGGRVVRTVSVSRLELPDGLALSARQSAAGASRARPASRINASSVLVSGLPVVSN, encoded by the coding sequence GTGGCTGAACGACTGACGCCGCCGCAGGCGCTACGAGCCTGTGTGTTGGTCACGGCAGCACTGCTCGGCCTTCGCCTGCTACTCGCGAGTCGCGTCGGGCTGGGAGACGCCGAAGCGCTCTACGTGAGCTACGCACTCTTCCCACAGCCGGGCTACCTGGACCACCCGGGACTCGTCGGCTTCGTCGCGCGCAGCTTGGGTAGCGACGGCAAGCTGCCGAGCGCGTGGGGCGTGCACGCCTTCACCGCGGTGCTGGCATCCCTCGTGCCCTGGATCGGAGGGCTAGCCGCCCACGGAGCCGGCGCTGACCTGCGCGGCGTGAGTCGCACGGTGCTGGCTCTCGCGCTCGTGCCGGAGCTCGCCCTTGGGCTCTTCGGGCTCACACCGGATCTGCTGCTGGCGGTGACCTGGCTCGGTGCTCTAGGAGCAGCAGCCGCCATCCTTCGTCGCAATGGCGACGTCAGCTTTCTGGTCTACCTCGCCCTGGGCGCGTGCCTTGGCCTTGGAATCCTCGCAAAGGTCAGCGCTGGGCTCTTGGCCCTTGCAGTAGCTGTCGCGTTGCTTGGCGCGCCGGGAGTACGCACCCGTCCCATGCTGTGGGTGGCTGCCCTGCTGACCGGGATCCTCGTCTGGCCCTGGGTGCACTGGGAGTGGAGCCAGGGCTTGCCGATGTTTCGCCACCGGCTGATCAGCACGCAGAGCGAAGCCGGTCTGTCCCTCAGGAACGTCGGCGCGTTGCTTGGCGGGCAGCTGCTCTACGTGACGCCGCCCTTTCTCTACGGCTCCTACCGCTTGCTGCAGCAGCTGCGCGAAACTCGGCAGGGGGATCCATGCTCGCGTCTGCTTTGGATCGCGACGCTATTGCCCGCGGTCGTGCTGGCCGCACTCTGCCTGTGGTCCCGGGTGGCGGAGCCGCACTGGCTCGCGCCTGCGTATCTGGCCCTCAGCCTGCAACTCGGACGGGGTGCCACCTTGGTGCGCTGGGTGACCCGCTCCGCAATCGGCGTAGGCGTGGCCGCCGTCGCCTTGGCTTTCGCGTGGGTGGGCACGGACTGGGCGCCGCGCCTGCCCGACTCCATCTATCGCGCCCGCTACGATCTGGCGAACGACCTCTACGCCTGGGAATCGGCGGCTCCCTTGCTGCAAGAAGCGGTAAAAGAAGCCGCAGTATCCGCCGGGCGCTGGCCAGTGGTCGTGGGTCCCCACTGGATCGTCTGCGCTCAAGCGCAATACGCCCTGGGCGCCGGCGTACACGTCGGCTGCGCCACGAAGGTACCCGACGACTTCGATCGCTGGCTGCCCCGGGAGCGCTGGCGCCGACAGCCCGTCGTGCTGTTCGTGTCCGACAGTCGCTTCGAAGACGTCAGGCCAAGCGACGTGCTGCCCGGGCGCATCGAGAAGAGTCGCAGCAGAGTGTCGATTCGCCGAGGTGGACGCGTCGTGCGCACGGTCTCGGTGAGCCGCCTGGAACTGCCCGATGGGCTCGCGCTCTCGGCCCGTCAGAGCGCTGCGGGGGCTTCGCGCGCCAGACCCGCCTCACGAATCAACGCGTCATCGGTGCTCGTCTCGGGGTTGCCCGTGGTGAGCAACTGA
- the lpxB gene encoding lipid-A-disaccharide synthase, protein MTELLSSAFFPGAGATSTPHSLSRRVLVSVGEASGDAMAAAVAQQLDAPIFGMTGPELEALGSERVANVTSQAALGWLDVITASPRAVGAYRRLLDRARELMPKVALLVGHSEVNARLGVALRRQGTRVLWYAPPQVWVWRPKRVFALRHAADAVACLLPFERNLWQRAGVAAHYVGHPALEMDLLSRTEARRELGLTPYAEVAAILPGSRTREVQRTLPALLAAASELREERGAFDARVLLAPTLDDRVVAWASALALRHDVRVSRLRPRQVLSAFDVALATSGTVTLECALAGVAPVIVYRTDALSSALLRRMLRVPNVGLPNLVLGRRAFPELLQEELTPTAVTHAALDILDEPEEYAARLREVRRTLEDETNPRSPSARVADVLKTWLND, encoded by the coding sequence GTGACCGAGTTGCTCAGCAGTGCCTTCTTCCCCGGTGCGGGTGCGACCAGCACGCCGCACAGCTTGTCGCGCCGCGTGCTGGTCAGCGTTGGCGAAGCCTCCGGCGACGCCATGGCGGCAGCCGTGGCGCAACAGCTCGATGCACCGATCTTCGGCATGACCGGCCCGGAACTGGAGGCACTGGGCAGCGAGCGAGTCGCCAACGTGACGAGCCAAGCTGCGCTGGGCTGGCTCGACGTGATCACGGCTTCGCCGCGCGCGGTAGGTGCGTATCGCCGATTGCTCGATCGCGCGCGAGAGCTGATGCCCAAGGTGGCTCTGCTGGTCGGGCATTCCGAGGTCAACGCGCGCTTGGGAGTCGCCTTGCGTCGGCAAGGTACGCGCGTGCTGTGGTACGCGCCGCCGCAAGTATGGGTATGGCGTCCGAAGCGAGTGTTTGCCTTGCGCCATGCCGCGGATGCAGTGGCCTGCTTGCTGCCCTTCGAGCGAAACCTGTGGCAGCGCGCAGGCGTGGCAGCGCACTACGTCGGGCATCCGGCGCTGGAGATGGACCTGTTGTCTCGCACCGAAGCGCGTCGCGAATTGGGGCTCACGCCCTACGCGGAGGTAGCGGCAATCCTCCCGGGCAGCCGGACCCGCGAAGTGCAGCGCACCCTGCCCGCGCTGCTTGCTGCGGCATCCGAACTACGAGAGGAACGCGGCGCCTTCGATGCCCGCGTGCTCTTGGCGCCAACTCTGGATGATCGCGTGGTGGCTTGGGCCAGCGCGCTCGCCCTGCGGCATGACGTTCGCGTCAGTCGCCTGCGTCCGCGCCAAGTGCTGTCTGCCTTCGACGTGGCGCTGGCCACCAGCGGCACCGTGACCCTGGAGTGCGCGCTCGCGGGCGTAGCACCGGTCATCGTGTATCGAACCGACGCTCTCAGTAGCGCACTGCTGCGCCGCATGTTGCGAGTGCCCAACGTCGGCTTGCCGAATCTGGTGCTGGGCCGCCGCGCCTTTCCAGAACTGTTGCAGGAAGAGCTGACGCCAACCGCCGTCACCCACGCGGCGCTGGACATTCTCGACGAGCCCGAAGAATACGCGGCGCGCCTGCGCGAAGTGCGACGTACCCTGGAAGACGAGACGAACCCGCGCTCGCCTTCGGCGCGAGTCGCAGACGTGCTGAAGACGTGGCTGAACGACTGA
- a CDS encoding matrixin family metalloprotease — protein MRASRVLPLASIVLGALATAPDAAAFCRTTTCQQDQCEASQECEFCLVGGRPLYWASKCISFGVQVAGSPLRGVDFETTRNIVGAAFVKWMSVDCGGGATPTLEMRDYGAIECARQEYNKTAGNANVWMYRDDYWPYSGPNATLALTTITFNVNTGEIFDADVEVNSVNNVITVGDNNVQADLDSIVTHEAGHFLGLSHSCDGTATMFRSYQLGDTSLRSLEADDVAGICTLFPPGSGTACNPEPRHGFASECCNPRDVCEGREAPPGCCTVAPGSTSNRGQWAMSLAVLAMAGGLLRRRRRRRLG, from the coding sequence ATGCGCGCTAGCCGCGTGTTGCCCCTGGCGAGCATCGTCCTGGGCGCGCTCGCGACGGCGCCTGACGCGGCGGCCTTTTGCCGCACGACCACGTGCCAGCAAGACCAGTGCGAGGCGAGCCAGGAGTGCGAGTTCTGTCTGGTCGGAGGAAGGCCCCTGTACTGGGCCAGCAAGTGCATTTCCTTCGGCGTCCAAGTCGCGGGCTCACCCCTGCGTGGCGTGGACTTCGAGACGACTCGCAACATCGTGGGCGCCGCCTTCGTCAAATGGATGAGTGTGGACTGCGGTGGCGGCGCCACGCCAACGCTGGAAATGCGGGACTATGGCGCCATCGAGTGTGCCCGCCAGGAGTACAACAAGACCGCGGGCAACGCGAACGTGTGGATGTACCGCGACGACTATTGGCCCTACAGCGGCCCGAACGCCACGCTTGCGCTGACCACCATCACCTTCAACGTCAACACTGGCGAGATCTTCGACGCCGACGTCGAGGTCAACTCGGTCAACAACGTCATCACGGTCGGTGACAACAACGTGCAGGCAGACCTGGACTCCATCGTCACCCACGAGGCGGGCCACTTCTTGGGGCTGTCCCACTCCTGTGATGGCACCGCGACCATGTTTCGTTCCTACCAACTGGGCGACACCAGCTTGCGCAGTCTGGAGGCCGACGACGTGGCCGGCATCTGCACGTTGTTCCCCCCGGGCTCGGGCACGGCCTGCAATCCCGAGCCGCGACACGGCTTCGCTAGCGAGTGCTGCAATCCTCGCGATGTGTGTGAGGGTCGCGAGGCGCCGCCGGGTTGCTGCACAGTGGCCCCCGGTAGCACCAGCAATCGAGGGCAGTGGGCGATGAGCCTGGCCGTATTGGCCATGGCGGGTGGCTTGTTGCGACGACGCCGACGTCGTCGGCTCGGCTAG
- the glnD gene encoding [protein-PII] uridylyltransferase → MTEASATVPLLSRVQPSLSLELGRYLSFHRAEVAAQIKKGGSAAGLEAATHYSRAIDGLLGSLYSALDAAMRCEGSCIAVTLAAVGSYGRGAVSFASDLDLRLLCPGGSAEAALPVAEALLYPLWDTGLSIGHQVVTQHEMIELARQDLPTATSLLDWRSLAGPAEASERLLAQAFEGIFGLGQIQAFLDRLGQRATERAERYGGSVYLLEPDVKNGPGGLRDMDIACWAARARFRVRDLADLVKLGVLVPREHQRMADAAEFMWRVRNLLHVHAGRRSDRLSFDRQETLAQDLGYGDGGPAVEHFMSDYYRSARELERARDMMLSRAAPPPTRRPHLQSLGRGLVRLRDTVTLAHPAALDAEPALALGLYEMAVRRDLGVNDYARDAVLRATTSAGFAERLRESPAACRSFLRLLTTAKHTRLRGGSVLSELHDVGLLTAMIPEFLPVVGRVHHDVYHVYTVDAHSIAAVDRLRMLVRGDLAAEHPLASRLAAEIARPNVLYLATLLHDVGKDIGGRNHSERGAGLAPPILARLGIGEGEVVHVQNLIAKHLRMYHVATRRDIDDPETIAAFAEEVRGREGLRELYLLTLADVSTTSPTAMTSWKARMLDELFRATDRYLSQGQRVDEDVIDIRRELARERLREQADAPTCAFAERFLRAIPERYLLANDADDVARHARFSAMATNETFAVDVLANADDHAELGFVADDRPGLLALVTAALAASRLDVVGAQIYSWQDGDAARVLDLFWVRAASGAAAIDTQLPKVRRDLAALLSGAESPAALVGKRAASRGFSRRRPEVATEVKFDDRATGHTVLEVITRDRPALLFWLAFALQEAGLSISIAKINTEGDSVADVFYVVDQRGAKIDDPRRIEEIRQRIVATIDKL, encoded by the coding sequence ATGACCGAAGCGTCCGCCACCGTCCCGCTCTTGTCGCGGGTGCAGCCCTCCCTGTCCCTCGAACTCGGACGCTATCTGTCTTTCCATCGAGCCGAGGTTGCCGCGCAAATCAAAAAGGGGGGTAGCGCTGCCGGGCTCGAAGCGGCAACGCACTACTCCCGCGCCATCGATGGCCTGTTGGGGTCTCTGTACTCGGCACTGGATGCAGCAATGCGTTGCGAAGGTAGTTGCATTGCCGTGACCTTGGCTGCAGTCGGCAGCTACGGGCGCGGCGCCGTGTCCTTCGCCAGTGATCTGGATCTGCGCCTGCTTTGTCCCGGTGGCAGCGCCGAGGCCGCGCTGCCCGTGGCCGAAGCACTGCTCTATCCTTTGTGGGACACGGGGCTTTCGATCGGTCATCAGGTGGTGACGCAGCACGAGATGATCGAACTCGCGCGACAGGACCTACCGACCGCGACGTCGCTTCTCGACTGGCGCAGTTTGGCGGGCCCCGCGGAGGCGAGCGAGCGCCTCCTGGCCCAAGCCTTCGAAGGAATTTTCGGGCTGGGCCAGATCCAGGCGTTCCTCGACCGCTTGGGACAGCGCGCGACGGAGCGTGCGGAGCGCTACGGCGGGTCGGTGTATCTGCTGGAACCCGACGTGAAGAACGGGCCTGGCGGCCTGCGAGACATGGACATTGCCTGCTGGGCCGCGCGGGCGCGCTTTCGCGTGCGTGACTTGGCGGATCTCGTCAAGCTCGGGGTGCTGGTTCCCCGAGAACACCAGCGCATGGCAGACGCCGCGGAGTTCATGTGGCGAGTTCGCAATCTGCTCCACGTGCATGCGGGGCGCCGCTCGGACCGTCTCAGCTTCGATCGCCAAGAGACCTTGGCCCAGGACCTGGGCTACGGCGACGGCGGCCCGGCCGTCGAGCACTTCATGAGCGACTACTATCGCAGCGCCCGCGAGCTGGAACGGGCACGGGACATGATGCTGTCTCGCGCGGCCCCGCCTCCGACTCGGCGCCCGCACTTGCAGAGCCTGGGTCGAGGTCTGGTGCGACTGCGCGACACGGTGACCCTGGCGCACCCGGCTGCCCTCGATGCAGAGCCGGCCCTTGCCCTCGGTCTGTACGAAATGGCGGTCCGTCGCGATCTGGGCGTGAACGACTACGCGCGGGATGCGGTGCTTCGCGCCACCACCAGCGCTGGTTTCGCCGAGCGCCTGCGCGAGAGCCCGGCCGCGTGTCGCTCCTTCCTACGCTTGCTCACGACGGCCAAGCACACGCGCCTGCGGGGCGGCTCCGTCCTGTCGGAGCTTCACGACGTGGGGCTGCTCACCGCCATGATTCCGGAGTTTCTTCCGGTCGTCGGGCGCGTTCACCACGACGTGTATCACGTGTACACCGTGGACGCGCACTCCATCGCTGCGGTGGACCGCTTGCGCATGCTGGTGCGCGGTGACTTGGCCGCGGAGCATCCTCTGGCCTCGCGCTTGGCGGCGGAGATCGCACGACCGAACGTGCTCTACCTGGCGACGCTGCTTCACGACGTGGGTAAGGACATCGGCGGGCGAAATCATTCGGAACGAGGCGCCGGCCTCGCGCCGCCAATTCTGGCCCGCCTCGGAATCGGCGAAGGCGAAGTGGTTCACGTGCAGAACCTAATCGCCAAGCACTTGCGCATGTATCACGTGGCCACGCGGCGCGACATCGACGATCCCGAGACTATCGCCGCATTTGCTGAAGAGGTGAGAGGACGAGAGGGGCTGCGCGAACTCTACTTGCTGACGCTGGCCGATGTCAGCACCACCAGCCCCACGGCGATGACCAGCTGGAAGGCGCGCATGCTGGACGAGCTGTTCCGCGCGACGGATCGCTACCTGTCGCAGGGGCAGCGCGTGGACGAAGACGTGATCGACATCCGGCGCGAGCTGGCCCGGGAGCGCTTGCGCGAGCAGGCGGATGCTCCAACCTGCGCCTTCGCTGAGCGCTTCTTGCGCGCGATTCCCGAGCGCTACTTGCTGGCCAACGACGCTGACGACGTCGCACGGCACGCGCGCTTTTCGGCGATGGCCACGAACGAGACCTTCGCCGTCGACGTACTCGCCAACGCCGATGACCATGCCGAGCTGGGCTTCGTTGCCGACGATCGCCCCGGCCTGCTCGCCTTGGTCACCGCCGCGTTGGCGGCGTCGCGGTTGGACGTGGTGGGCGCGCAGATCTACTCCTGGCAGGATGGTGACGCTGCGCGCGTGCTCGACCTGTTCTGGGTGCGGGCCGCCTCGGGCGCGGCCGCCATCGACACCCAGCTGCCCAAGGTGCGTCGCGATCTCGCCGCGCTGCTCTCGGGGGCGGAAAGCCCCGCCGCCCTGGTCGGCAAGCGAGCGGCAAGCCGAGGGTTTTCTCGGCGGCGGCCCGAGGTTGCCACCGAGGTCAAGTTCGACGACCGCGCGACCGGGCACACGGTGCTGGAGGTGATCACTCGGGACCGCCCCGCGCTCTTGTTCTGGTTGGCTTTCGCCCTGCAGGAAGCGGGCCTGAGCATTTCCATCGCGAAAATCAACACCGAAGGCGATAGCGTGGCGGACGTTTTCTACGTGGTGGACCAGCGGGGAGCCAAGATTGACGACCCGCGGCGCATCGAAGAGATTCGGCAGCGCATCGTCGCTACCATCGACAAGCTGTAG
- a CDS encoding tetratricopeptide repeat protein yields MKVLGLIASVVMAALLSGCGGTTPPPNDPPPPPMDDSGNAPVAKASNADVQAGMDAIQNGKFEDAKAALEKARAVDPKDPQAAYYLGVALENLGDAAGAEKSYRDALALDAKLVEASVNLSALLLDASKAKEALEVVEAALPSAPQDPRLLMNKALALEADGQQEPSLAAYADAVKAAPDNVALGIAYGQVLAAAGKKDDAIAQLRKVLASATKAEELAGMGDAFGKLGAFADCVAALDKALAQAEKPPLLVRRGVCRHELKDDKGAQADYEKAVAVDPKFAAGYFYLGQHLRALGKKKEAMTALKKAVELAGDQGVGAAAQKALDALQGKKK; encoded by the coding sequence ATGAAGGTCTTGGGCTTGATCGCATCCGTAGTCATGGCCGCGCTGCTCTCGGGGTGTGGCGGAACGACGCCGCCGCCGAACGACCCCCCACCGCCGCCAATGGACGACAGCGGGAATGCGCCGGTGGCCAAGGCGTCGAATGCCGACGTGCAAGCGGGGATGGACGCCATCCAGAACGGCAAGTTCGAGGACGCGAAGGCCGCCCTGGAGAAGGCACGCGCCGTGGATCCGAAGGATCCCCAGGCGGCGTACTACCTGGGCGTGGCGCTGGAGAATCTCGGTGACGCAGCGGGCGCGGAGAAGTCCTATCGCGACGCGCTCGCCCTGGACGCCAAGCTGGTCGAAGCCAGCGTCAACCTCTCCGCCCTTTTGCTCGACGCGAGCAAGGCCAAGGAGGCTCTCGAGGTCGTCGAGGCGGCCCTACCGTCGGCGCCGCAGGACCCGCGATTGCTGATGAACAAGGCATTGGCCTTGGAAGCTGATGGGCAGCAAGAGCCCAGCCTGGCCGCCTACGCGGACGCGGTGAAAGCGGCGCCTGACAACGTTGCCCTCGGGATCGCCTACGGCCAAGTGCTGGCTGCGGCTGGTAAGAAGGACGATGCCATCGCCCAGCTACGCAAAGTGCTGGCGTCGGCTACGAAAGCCGAGGAACTCGCGGGTATGGGTGACGCCTTCGGCAAGCTCGGTGCGTTCGCGGACTGCGTGGCGGCCCTGGACAAAGCCCTCGCGCAGGCCGAGAAGCCTCCGCTGCTCGTACGTCGAGGCGTGTGCCGCCACGAGCTGAAAGACGACAAGGGGGCGCAAGCCGACTACGAGAAAGCCGTGGCGGTGGATCCCAAGTTCGCCGCTGGCTATTTCTATCTCGGGCAACACCTGCGCGCCCTCGGCAAGAAGAAGGAAGCGATGACGGCCCTGAAGAAGGCGGTAGAACTCGCCGGAGATCAAGGAGTCGGCGCGGCGGCGCAGAAGGCCCTCGACGCGCTGCAAGGCAAGAAGAAGTAG
- a CDS encoding ParB/RepB/Spo0J family partition protein encodes MSGPGKPRGLGRGLDALLPVRTREPVKTQSGESYGSGNVFYCAIDKIVPQKGQPRQHIDDEKLEELAQSIRVHGIIEPLVVRRRGNQDSFELIAGERRWRASQRAGLKEVLVVVRDVSEKDAFELALIENIQRADLDPIEFAEALARLIQEHGYTQESVAGRVGKDRSTVANALRLLKLPRAVRQLVISGELSEGHARALLGAPDDLVLSQLADKVQRGHLSVRQTEALVRAAKQGASDKKPKGKSASVRDLEGRLEKRFGTRVEVRDRDGTGELVMKYGSLDELDRLLELLL; translated from the coding sequence ATGAGCGGACCGGGGAAACCGCGCGGCCTGGGCCGCGGCTTGGATGCGCTGCTGCCGGTGCGCACGCGCGAACCCGTCAAGACTCAGAGCGGTGAGAGCTACGGTAGCGGCAACGTGTTCTATTGCGCGATCGACAAGATCGTGCCGCAGAAGGGACAACCTCGGCAACACATCGACGACGAGAAGTTGGAAGAGCTGGCCCAGAGCATTCGCGTCCACGGCATCATCGAACCGCTGGTCGTACGCCGTCGCGGCAACCAGGACTCCTTCGAACTGATTGCCGGCGAACGACGCTGGCGCGCCTCCCAGCGCGCGGGCCTCAAGGAGGTACTCGTCGTCGTTCGCGACGTGTCCGAGAAAGACGCCTTCGAGCTGGCATTGATCGAGAACATCCAGCGCGCCGATCTCGACCCCATCGAGTTCGCCGAAGCCTTGGCGCGTCTGATCCAAGAACACGGCTACACGCAAGAGTCGGTGGCAGGCCGGGTGGGCAAGGACCGCTCCACAGTGGCGAATGCCCTGCGCTTGCTGAAGCTCCCACGTGCGGTGCGCCAGCTGGTGATCAGCGGTGAGCTGAGCGAGGGCCACGCTCGCGCGCTCTTGGGCGCGCCCGACGACCTGGTGCTCAGCCAATTGGCCGACAAGGTGCAGCGCGGGCACCTCAGCGTGCGTCAAACCGAAGCGCTCGTGCGCGCTGCCAAGCAGGGCGCCAGCGACAAGAAGCCCAAGGGCAAGTCCGCCAGCGTGCGAGATCTGGAGGGACGCCTGGAGAAGCGCTTCGGCACCCGTGTGGAAGTGCGCGACCGCGACGGCACGGGCGAGCTGGTCATGAAGTACGGCAGCTTGGACGAACTCGATCGCTTGCTCGAGCTGCTGCTGTGA
- a CDS encoding AAA family ATPase: MTRPKIIAIANQKGGVGKTTTAVNLAASLAAAERPTLLCDLDPQANASSGVGHTPGTVEITIYDALIGNASLVDVIRGTPMAALDVAPASQDLTAVEYELFDDEGRGTHLRKLLEGADLSKYEFVIIDSPPSLGVLTLNVLVAAHRVIVPLQPEYYALEGITYLMATIDRVRASLNPTLEVEGIVLTMWDPRNRLAHEVADQVRKHFHVFDAVIPRNVRLSEAPSHGLPALLYDVGCKGSQGYLSLAREVIEAKA, encoded by the coding sequence ATGACCCGTCCCAAGATCATCGCCATCGCCAATCAAAAAGGAGGCGTGGGCAAGACCACGACGGCGGTGAATCTTGCTGCGAGCTTGGCCGCGGCCGAGCGCCCCACCCTGCTTTGCGATCTCGATCCGCAGGCAAACGCATCGAGCGGTGTGGGCCACACGCCAGGCACGGTGGAGATCACGATCTACGACGCACTGATCGGCAATGCATCCCTAGTCGACGTGATACGCGGCACGCCGATGGCCGCGCTCGACGTTGCACCAGCGAGCCAGGATCTCACCGCGGTCGAGTACGAGCTGTTCGATGACGAGGGGCGTGGCACGCATCTACGCAAGTTGCTCGAAGGTGCAGACCTGTCGAAGTACGAGTTCGTAATCATCGACTCGCCACCGTCGCTGGGTGTTCTGACGCTCAACGTGCTGGTCGCGGCGCATCGCGTGATCGTGCCGCTGCAACCCGAGTACTACGCCCTCGAAGGCATCACCTACTTGATGGCGACGATCGACCGCGTGCGCGCGAGTCTCAACCCCACGCTGGAAGTCGAAGGCATCGTGCTCACCATGTGGGATCCTCGCAATCGACTGGCCCACGAGGTCGCCGACCAGGTGCGAAAGCACTTCCACGTCTTCGACGCGGTCATTCCTCGCAATGTGCGCCTGTCCGAGGCCCCTTCCCACGGGCTGCCGGCCCTCCTCTACGACGTGGGCTGCAAAGGCTCTCAGGGCTACTTGAGCCTCGCGCGTGAGGTCATCGAGGCAAAGGCATGA
- a CDS encoding transcriptional regulator, whose translation MSPRAYRSYADFEREEIRPTFRAGWSMDEIEQPNQQDIDFDVDPWEAALDAAEYEEDDEEDE comes from the coding sequence ATGAGCCCCAGAGCCTATCGCAGCTACGCCGACTTCGAGCGTGAGGAAATCCGTCCCACCTTCCGCGCGGGCTGGAGCATGGACGAGATCGAGCAACCCAACCAGCAAGACATCGACTTCGACGTCGATCCTTGGGAGGCCGCTCTGGATGCGGCCGAGTACGAGGAAGACGACGAAGAAGACGAATAG